A part of Paenibacillus sp. sptzw28 genomic DNA contains:
- a CDS encoding zf-HC2 domain-containing protein: protein MAAMNCNIALVWMHDYLDDELPHDDVLQLKTHLLACPACRERFEQLERTEALTHKLMDARIVAGADQSLQLKKRIMSGLPLKRRKAGWTRWIRKHPAVTVAAVFTLVMFSSFLAMWQQDTDLTVRGTDLAQLVIEGDTVTVPEGALVKGDLTIENGKANVLGDVDGNVTVIEGSLYQASTAHISGKVKTIDQALDWFWYKVTHSISSLAY, encoded by the coding sequence ATGGCTGCCATGAATTGCAATATCGCACTCGTTTGGATGCACGATTACTTGGACGACGAGCTTCCCCATGACGATGTGCTGCAGCTAAAAACCCATCTGCTTGCGTGCCCCGCTTGCCGGGAAAGGTTCGAGCAGTTGGAGCGGACTGAGGCGCTGACCCATAAATTGATGGATGCACGCATTGTCGCCGGTGCAGATCAATCTTTACAGCTTAAGAAGAGAATTATGAGCGGGCTCCCTCTGAAGAGGCGCAAGGCTGGCTGGACCAGATGGATTCGCAAACATCCGGCCGTCACGGTGGCCGCCGTATTTACCCTTGTTATGTTCTCAAGCTTTCTTGCGATGTGGCAGCAGGACACGGACCTTACGGTAAGAGGAACGGACCTGGCGCAGCTGGTCATAGAAGGCGATACGGTAACGGTGCCCGAGGGCGCGCTCGTAAAGGGCGATCTCACGATCGAGAACGGGAAAGCCAATGTACTCGGTGACGTTGATGGAAACGTGACGGTCATAGAAGGCTCATTGTATCAAGCGTCGACGGCCCATATTTCCGGAAAAGTTAAAACAATCGATCAGGCGCTGGACTGGTTTTGGTACAAAGTTACGCATTCGATTAGCAGTTTGGCCTACTGA
- the cdaA gene encoding diadenylate cyclase CdaA: protein MSYFNDLTWKEWIKDIIDISIVSYIIYKLILLVRGTRAVQLLKGIFVLVGTWAISTWFNLYTLKWLMNQMFTFGVVTILIIFQPELRRALEQLGRGKLFARSSVVERDISDRIGEIIKSVNFMSKRKIGALIVFERSTGLTDYIESGIRIESIVSSELLINIFTPNTPLHDGAVIVRGNQIMAAGCYLPLSENPFISKELGTRHRAGIGVSEVCDAVSVIVSEETGQVSLAVGGMIVRDIKEESLISKLFEELNPNSKTQERNGSKTPFWRRKGGQGNG, encoded by the coding sequence ATGAGTTACTTTAACGATTTGACTTGGAAAGAATGGATCAAGGATATTATTGATATTTCCATTGTCAGCTATATTATATATAAATTGATTCTTCTGGTGCGCGGGACGAGAGCCGTTCAGCTCTTGAAGGGGATTTTCGTTCTGGTCGGAACTTGGGCAATCAGCACGTGGTTCAATCTGTATACGCTCAAGTGGCTGATGAATCAGATGTTCACCTTCGGTGTGGTTACGATTCTGATCATTTTCCAACCGGAGCTCAGACGGGCGCTGGAGCAGCTCGGACGCGGCAAATTATTCGCCCGTTCATCGGTTGTAGAGCGGGATATAAGCGATCGGATCGGGGAGATTATCAAATCCGTAAACTTTATGTCCAAACGAAAAATCGGGGCCTTGATCGTGTTCGAACGCAGTACGGGACTGACCGATTATATCGAGTCGGGCATTCGGATAGAATCGATCGTCAGCTCCGAGCTGCTTATCAATATATTTACTCCGAATACCCCGCTTCATGACGGCGCAGTTATTGTAAGGGGAAATCAGATTATGGCGGCTGGCTGCTATTTGCCGCTTTCGGAAAATCCTTTCATCAGTAAGGAGCTTGGTACGCGTCACCGCGCGGGGATTGGCGTGTCAGAGGTATGTGACGCCGTCTCGGTTATCGTTTCGGAGGAAACGGGACAAGTGTCGCTTGCCGTCGGCGGTATGATTGTGCGCGATATCAAGGAAGAATCGCTTATCTCCAAGCTGTTTGAGGAGCTTAATCCGAATTCGAAAACGCAAGAACGCAACGGCTCGAAGACGCCTTTCTGGAGACGGAAAGGAGGCCAGGGAAATGGATAA
- a CDS encoding YbbR-like domain-containing protein, whose amino-acid sequence MDKWLSHPTALKIISLLIGILLWAVVHFDSDRSPNSVASLTETREIDSVPVKVVGLDENNYALRALEPAQVTLTVRGSRSLLLQTTPDDFQVTVDVSHAVEGTKVLPVSVSKPLGIEITDTQPLNVTVVLERMITKEFELQVQAVGTPGNGYKLGTPIVKPNNRVHVTLPKDLMEKVGFVGGKLSVDGEEETVNEKKLKVLVLDKNGKEIKEAQVNPSVVEVEVPITKPFKNLPLQIGFTGKLPDGLAISSFTASVEQITVYGPQDELDKYEFYDGINIDLSKLTESGSMELDIPPENGIATVDPPKVTINYTIVSSESKVLPQQAVTLIGLSDGLKAKLAMPADGTLDVPVKGAPNVLAEVGSKDVQLIADLSGLGPGSHVVPLDVHLPRFVDQASDHPLSITVEITDGTSGAGSADGAQPTSGSPPIGMEGGSGGITGSGDEAGTATGGDGTNAATGVTEQPSDAGSGSESVNANQSTDNGSAPSEGGSGG is encoded by the coding sequence ATGGATAAGTGGTTAAGCCACCCGACCGCTCTCAAGATCATTTCACTGTTGATTGGCATTCTGTTGTGGGCAGTCGTTCATTTTGATTCGGATCGATCCCCTAATTCCGTCGCCTCACTCACTGAAACAAGAGAAATCGATTCGGTGCCGGTAAAGGTGGTTGGCCTGGATGAGAATAACTACGCGCTTCGCGCGTTGGAGCCTGCCCAAGTCACTCTCACCGTGCGTGGATCGCGTTCTTTATTGCTGCAAACGACGCCTGATGATTTTCAGGTTACGGTAGACGTGAGCCACGCTGTGGAAGGGACCAAGGTGCTGCCGGTATCCGTGAGCAAGCCTCTCGGCATTGAAATAACCGATACCCAGCCGCTTAATGTGACGGTTGTGCTCGAGAGGATGATAACGAAGGAGTTCGAGCTGCAGGTGCAAGCCGTGGGGACTCCCGGTAACGGCTACAAGCTGGGAACGCCGATTGTGAAGCCTAACAATCGCGTACACGTGACGCTTCCGAAGGATCTGATGGAGAAGGTCGGTTTTGTCGGCGGGAAGTTATCGGTTGACGGCGAAGAGGAAACGGTCAACGAGAAGAAACTGAAGGTCCTTGTTCTCGACAAGAACGGTAAAGAGATCAAAGAAGCGCAGGTGAATCCCAGTGTGGTTGAAGTGGAGGTACCGATTACGAAGCCGTTCAAAAACCTGCCGCTGCAAATCGGTTTTACCGGTAAGCTGCCGGATGGTCTAGCGATATCTTCGTTCACCGCCAGTGTGGAGCAGATCACCGTGTATGGGCCTCAGGATGAACTTGATAAGTACGAATTCTATGATGGGATCAATATCGACTTGTCTAAGCTAACTGAATCCGGCTCTATGGAGCTCGATATCCCGCCCGAGAATGGGATCGCAACGGTGGACCCGCCAAAGGTCACCATCAATTATACGATTGTTTCTTCGGAATCCAAGGTACTGCCCCAACAGGCGGTAACGCTCATCGGTCTGTCCGATGGACTTAAAGCTAAGCTGGCGATGCCGGCTGACGGTACACTTGATGTTCCTGTAAAGGGGGCGCCGAACGTGCTGGCCGAGGTGGGCTCGAAGGATGTACAGCTTATTGCGGATTTGAGCGGGCTGGGGCCAGGCAGCCATGTAGTACCGCTCGATGTCCACTTGCCGCGCTTTGTGGACCAAGCTTCGGATCATCCGCTCAGCATTACTGTAGAAATTACGGACGGCACGTCGGGAGCCGGTTCTGCAGACGGCGCCCAGCCTACAAGCGGCTCGCCGCCGATCGGTATGGAGGGCGGAAGCGGCGGTATAACCGGAAGCGGGGATGAGGCAGGCACTGCGACGGGAGGAGACGGTACAAATGCCGCCACCGGCGTCACTGAGCAGCCATCCGATGCGGGCTCCGGTTCTGAAAGCGTAAACGCAAACCAAAGCACGGATAACGGCAGCGCTCCCAGTGAGGGCGGAAGCGGCGGTTAA
- the glmM gene encoding phosphoglucosamine mutase — protein MGKYFGTDGVRGVANRELTPELAYKIGRCGGYVLTGKAERPKVVIGLDTRISGPMLEAALIAGLLSIGASVVRLGVVTTPAVAYLTRVLNADAGVMISASHNPVEDNGIKFFGGDGFKLSDDTELEIERLMDAGSDELPRPEGAQLGTVMDEEHGKRLYLDFLKTTVSHSFAGLKVVLDCANGAAYSLAPSVFRELGAEVITVGAEPNGLNINDGVGSTHPEYLREEVLKHNADLGLSFDGDADRLIAIDENGEELDGDFILCICGDAMKRAGTLKGDTIVTTVMSNIGFFKAAQMHGLQTAQTAVGDRYVMEEMRRGGFNLGGEQSGHVIFLDYNTTGDGILTALQLVNTLVGSGRKLSGLRTLMRKFPQVLVNVRVADKSKYNDNPAIAAAISAVEDELGDNGRVLVRASGTESLIRVMAEGPEKDQVEAYVTRIADTVKTELGGV, from the coding sequence ATGGGGAAATATTTTGGAACAGACGGCGTACGCGGGGTAGCCAACCGTGAACTGACGCCGGAGCTGGCATATAAAATCGGCCGATGCGGCGGCTATGTGTTAACGGGTAAGGCTGAGAGGCCAAAGGTAGTAATCGGACTGGATACACGCATCTCCGGTCCAATGCTGGAAGCTGCGCTGATAGCGGGATTGTTATCCATCGGCGCAAGCGTTGTGCGGCTGGGGGTTGTGACGACGCCGGCAGTTGCCTATTTGACACGTGTACTTAATGCAGATGCTGGAGTAATGATTTCGGCTTCGCATAATCCGGTCGAGGATAACGGCATTAAATTTTTCGGCGGCGACGGCTTTAAACTCTCTGACGATACCGAGCTAGAAATCGAGCGTCTAATGGATGCAGGGTCGGATGAGCTGCCGCGGCCGGAAGGCGCACAACTCGGGACGGTCATGGACGAGGAGCATGGAAAGCGGCTCTATCTGGATTTCCTCAAGACAACGGTATCCCATTCATTTGCCGGGCTGAAGGTTGTCCTTGATTGCGCAAACGGAGCGGCTTACTCGCTTGCTCCTTCGGTCTTTCGCGAGCTCGGTGCGGAGGTTATTACCGTTGGCGCCGAACCGAACGGACTGAACATTAATGACGGCGTCGGCTCCACACATCCGGAATATCTGCGCGAGGAAGTGCTTAAGCATAACGCTGATCTTGGACTGTCGTTCGATGGAGACGCCGATAGGCTGATTGCAATTGATGAGAACGGCGAAGAGTTGGACGGCGATTTTATTCTTTGTATTTGCGGGGACGCAATGAAACGAGCCGGCACCTTGAAGGGCGATACCATTGTAACGACAGTAATGAGCAATATCGGATTCTTTAAAGCTGCGCAAATGCATGGACTGCAGACGGCTCAGACAGCAGTTGGCGACCGTTACGTGATGGAAGAAATGCGGCGCGGCGGATTTAATCTGGGTGGCGAACAGTCGGGGCATGTTATTTTCCTTGACTACAATACGACCGGTGACGGCATATTGACCGCTCTGCAGCTTGTTAACACGCTTGTCGGCTCGGGCCGGAAATTGAGTGGTTTGAGGACCCTTATGCGCAAATTTCCGCAGGTGCTTGTTAATGTTCGAGTGGCCGACAAGAGCAAATACAACGATAATCCGGCAATTGCAGCGGCGATTTCTGCGGTGGAAGATGAGCTTGGCGATAACGGCCGTGTGCTTGTTCGTGCGTCAGGGACCGAGTCGCTTATCCGTGTCATGGCTGAAGGACCGGAAAAGGATCAAGTGGAGGCTTATGTCACCCGTATTGCGGACACAGTGAAAACTGAGCTCGGCGGGGTATAG
- the glmS gene encoding glutamine--fructose-6-phosphate transaminase (isomerizing), whose translation MCGIVGYIGKRESQNILIEGLKKLEYRGYDSAGIAVFTKNGLEVRKSKGRLAILEEKLGGDPLHGSVGIGHTRWATHGKPSDENSHPHTDNSHKFSVVHNGIIENYLDLKDELTAKGHRFVSETDTEVISHLVADEYDGDIVKAVQRAVKRMRGAFALGVLTEYEPDRLVAVRFASPLVIGVGNGENFIGSDIPAILEHTRDVYILNDGEMAILTKNGVELMTIEGEIISKEIFHVDWDLVTAEKAGFDHFMLKEIYEQPKAYRDTMMGRISEDGRSVNLKEIGMTPDQIRAISKVHIVACGTAFHAGLVGKTVIESLARIPVETDVASEYRYRSPIITPDTLVIVVSQSGETADTLAALREAKRCGARVLAITNVVGSSVAREANDVIITQAGPEIAVASTKAYTSQLIAFYLLGLFLADIRGTREREWIAEVLASMQKLPDQVESILEKANVLKQVAESIAKHNNLFFIGRGSDFAVAQEGSLKLKEISYIHSEAYAAGELKHGTLALIEEGIPVIALITQEELYEKTLSNVKEVKARGAHVLALVNDGTEVELGKSVDELFAIPKTLPLLSPALSVVPLQLIAYYASLARGNDVDKPRNLAKSVTVE comes from the coding sequence ATGTGTGGAATTGTAGGATATATCGGTAAACGTGAATCGCAGAATATATTGATCGAAGGGCTCAAGAAGCTGGAGTACCGCGGGTACGATTCCGCCGGTATTGCCGTTTTCACGAAGAATGGGCTTGAAGTCCGCAAGTCGAAGGGCCGTCTTGCCATTCTTGAGGAAAAGTTGGGCGGTGACCCGCTGCACGGTTCCGTCGGTATCGGCCATACACGCTGGGCAACGCACGGTAAGCCGTCGGATGAGAATTCGCATCCCCATACGGACAACTCGCACAAGTTTTCCGTTGTGCATAACGGAATTATAGAGAACTATCTTGATTTGAAGGACGAATTAACGGCAAAAGGACACCGTTTCGTATCCGAGACAGATACGGAAGTCATCTCTCACCTGGTCGCCGACGAATATGACGGAGATATCGTCAAGGCGGTACAGCGTGCGGTTAAACGGATGCGCGGCGCATTCGCGCTCGGCGTATTGACCGAATATGAGCCGGATCGGCTGGTAGCGGTTCGTTTTGCAAGTCCGCTCGTGATCGGGGTCGGTAATGGCGAGAACTTTATCGGTTCTGATATACCGGCAATCCTCGAGCATACGCGCGATGTGTACATCTTGAACGACGGTGAAATGGCTATTCTGACAAAGAACGGCGTCGAACTAATGACGATTGAGGGCGAAATTATTTCCAAGGAAATATTTCATGTCGATTGGGATTTAGTAACGGCGGAAAAAGCCGGATTCGATCATTTCATGCTGAAGGAAATTTACGAGCAGCCTAAAGCCTATCGCGACACAATGATGGGCAGGATCTCGGAGGATGGCCGCTCAGTTAACTTGAAAGAAATCGGAATGACTCCCGACCAAATCCGTGCAATCAGCAAGGTTCATATCGTCGCTTGCGGAACGGCATTTCATGCCGGACTAGTTGGTAAAACCGTAATTGAAAGCCTGGCTCGTATTCCGGTTGAGACGGATGTTGCTTCCGAGTACCGATATCGCTCGCCGATCATTACGCCGGATACTCTTGTGATTGTAGTGAGCCAATCCGGGGAAACAGCGGATACCCTGGCGGCATTACGCGAGGCAAAGCGCTGCGGGGCGCGTGTATTGGCCATTACGAACGTGGTGGGCAGTTCAGTTGCGCGTGAAGCGAATGATGTCATCATCACGCAGGCGGGACCGGAAATTGCCGTCGCCTCGACAAAAGCATATACGTCACAGTTAATTGCCTTTTACCTGCTCGGTCTGTTCCTTGCCGACATCAGGGGAACTCGCGAGCGTGAATGGATCGCGGAAGTCCTTGCTTCGATGCAGAAGCTGCCTGATCAAGTGGAGAGCATTCTAGAGAAAGCGAATGTGCTTAAACAGGTAGCTGAGTCGATAGCAAAGCACAACAACCTGTTCTTCATCGGACGCGGTTCTGATTTTGCAGTTGCACAGGAAGGATCGCTCAAGCTGAAGGAGATTTCCTACATTCACTCCGAGGCCTACGCGGCGGGTGAACTCAAGCACGGCACGCTTGCGTTAATCGAAGAGGGCATACCGGTTATAGCTCTCATCACGCAGGAAGAGCTTTATGAGAAAACACTTAGCAACGTTAAAGAAGTGAAAGCGCGCGGCGCACATGTGCTCGCTCTAGTTAATGACGGTACTGAGGTTGAACTCGGCAAATCCGTCGACGAGCTGTTTGCAATTCCGAAGACGCTGCCACTGTTGTCCCCAGCTCTATCCGTTGTTCCGCTGCAGCTGATCGCGTACTACGCGTCGCTCGCTCGCGGCAACGATGTCGATAAGCCGCGGAATCTAGCGAAGAGCGTTACTGTGGAGTAG
- a CDS encoding helix-turn-helix domain-containing protein, with translation MHSIGERIKHIRKTHDLNQVAFAQMIGISQGTLSDLESNKFNPSVETMIQLHHKFSIDMNWLILGRK, from the coding sequence ATGCATTCTATTGGAGAGAGGATCAAGCATATCAGAAAGACACATGACCTTAATCAAGTCGCGTTTGCTCAGATGATTGGGATTTCACAAGGGACCTTGAGTGATTTAGAAAGTAATAAATTTAATCCCTCTGTTGAAACAATGATACAATTGCATCATAAATTCAGCATAGATATGAATTGGCTTATTCTCGGGCGTAAATAA
- a CDS encoding TnsA endonuclease N-terminal domain-containing protein, which yields MSKRGARIAKLQENYIKKGRGAGTGADYQPFIQAHDNKIASEGWITRHKGWKTGRIHHTLSFPLERTIEIAKKLGIQHPHVDGTAVVMTTDFRLSLSTPKVKKDAIRTIKPISSVSFF from the coding sequence ATGTCTAAACGTGGAGCAAGAATCGCTAAACTTCAAGAAAATTATATTAAAAAGGGCAGAGGTGCAGGTACAGGAGCCGATTATCAGCCTTTTATTCAAGCCCACGACAATAAGATTGCTTCAGAAGGCTGGATAACACGTCATAAGGGTTGGAAGACAGGTAGAATTCATCATACTCTTTCGTTCCCCTTAGAAAGAACGATCGAGATTGCGAAGAAGCTTGGGATTCAGCATCCTCACGTAGATGGTACAGCTGTAGTCATGACAACTGACTTTAGGCTTTCATTATCCACACCTAAAGTTAAGAAAGACGCAATTAGAACAATCAAGCCTATTAGTTCAGTTTCATTTTTCTAA
- a CDS encoding M23 family metallopeptidase, whose amino-acid sequence MLTKSNRSREYEENRFFFLVLLVALTSLPLSAFAADYSHVFEERYGTGSYLPSGNARSPIRSGSNDVWSRVNSKVNQPRSSGTNPHQGTDLQAAAGTPVYPILPGKVVAVNHDTSSQLGSVILDHDINGNGTYDGYYVRYLHINPTGDSITGIKIGDTFTTSQSIGVVDTQKSYAPHLHFHMTTSTASLTYKLYGFYRWVTEWNNGSHLDFISGDAISANVLYINAYACTDNTTNVYDVSKIELYYKRGSSGTWTKSSTLFTMSTPSIHRWSINLKTATGAATGTTI is encoded by the coding sequence ATGTTAACGAAGTCGAATAGGAGCCGTGAATATGAAGAAAACCGGTTTTTCTTTCTAGTTTTACTAGTTGCTCTTACGTCTTTGCCTCTTTCTGCATTTGCCGCTGATTATAGCCACGTTTTTGAAGAACGCTATGGAACCGGGAGTTACCTTCCTTCCGGAAATGCGCGCTCTCCTATTCGCTCAGGATCGAACGATGTATGGTCCAGAGTAAACAGTAAAGTCAATCAGCCTCGAAGTTCAGGAACGAACCCTCACCAAGGAACTGACCTTCAGGCAGCTGCAGGAACCCCTGTATACCCAATCTTACCAGGAAAAGTTGTTGCTGTTAACCACGATACCTCAAGCCAACTAGGATCTGTAATTTTAGACCATGATATTAATGGAAATGGCACGTATGATGGTTACTATGTCCGTTACTTACACATTAATCCTACAGGAGATTCCATTACAGGTATAAAAATTGGTGATACGTTCACCACGAGTCAGTCAATCGGTGTCGTTGATACCCAAAAATCATATGCACCGCACCTTCATTTTCACATGACAACCTCCACAGCTTCCTTAACCTACAAGTTGTACGGTTTCTATCGTTGGGTTACTGAGTGGAATAACGGTTCCCATCTCGATTTTATTTCAGGCGATGCGATATCTGCCAATGTCCTTTATATTAACGCATATGCTTGCACGGATAATACAACAAATGTTTATGACGTTTCTAAAATTGAACTGTACTATAAGAGAGGTTCTTCCGGTACGTGGACAAAGTCTTCCACCTTATTTACTATGAGTACACCTAGTATCCATAGATGGTCGATTAACCTAAAAACTGCGACCGGCGCTGCCACTGGTACTACTATTTAG
- a CDS encoding methyl-accepting chemotaxis protein codes for MKSASTKLVSALRFKDSIVKKISLAAIVPLSLFSIIFSLTLYYYSMHIIDNHLLPSFEQVLKTNMNTYSASVTADLVNKAKTDKDSYQKLHEIANRISKNDNVQLVYIMSKVNGQDVILVLSGTDDYLTPYPFTPEQAATLSRPSEVIFSKIYEDEYGVHKSVYFSIAGTDSMLGIDMNAKFIKDLKSNVITICLVLSIAFILIGTAIMIFISTRITKPLIKLVGHTRTVAEGDLSKRILVESHDEIGQLMSHFNRMTEQLKKMIEQVRDTTTYVQASTDEVSKRTQHSTDMIYEAVASIQEIASGNETMTKVISENAKAIQEMASGMQHISESIQESSDESFAMAQEAGQGEQIVSQAVSQMDTISQAVARSTALVHQMNERSREINGVVDMIKEIAGQINLLSLNAAIEAARAGEHGRGFAVVADEVRKLAEQTATFSDQIFRTIHSIQEDTVKSVNAMSTVTEEVKAGTLSVHEAGKTFGVIKDLTMKVSDKFQAVSAVTQQVSAMVEEISSSAEHITEITRLSEDNSKKMAASSQEQLATLEETAQSAELLRDRAVQLSEHVNQFKLQ; via the coding sequence GTGAAATCAGCCTCAACCAAATTAGTAAGCGCCCTGCGCTTCAAGGATTCCATCGTAAAGAAAATTTCTTTAGCCGCCATTGTACCGCTTTCTCTCTTTTCGATCATCTTCAGCTTAACGCTCTATTATTACTCGATGCACATTATCGACAATCACCTGTTGCCCAGCTTTGAGCAAGTTCTGAAAACAAACATGAATACATACAGTGCCAGCGTTACGGCTGATTTGGTCAATAAAGCCAAAACAGATAAAGACTCTTATCAGAAACTGCATGAAATAGCAAACCGCATTAGTAAAAACGACAATGTGCAATTAGTCTATATTATGAGTAAAGTGAACGGGCAGGACGTTATTTTGGTCTTGAGCGGGACGGACGACTATTTAACGCCTTATCCCTTTACTCCCGAGCAGGCTGCGACGTTGTCCCGGCCTTCGGAAGTGATTTTCAGCAAGATTTATGAAGATGAGTACGGTGTGCATAAATCCGTCTATTTTTCCATTGCGGGAACGGATTCCATGTTAGGCATCGATATGAATGCCAAATTTATTAAGGACTTGAAGAGTAATGTTATCACGATATGTTTGGTGCTGTCCATCGCCTTCATACTGATCGGAACAGCGATTATGATCTTTATCTCGACCAGAATAACCAAGCCTCTTATCAAACTTGTCGGGCATACCCGGACAGTGGCGGAAGGGGATCTGAGCAAGCGGATTTTAGTTGAGAGCCATGATGAAATCGGCCAATTAATGTCTCACTTCAATCGCATGACGGAGCAACTGAAGAAAATGATCGAACAAGTCAGGGACACGACAACATATGTACAAGCTTCCACCGATGAAGTTTCGAAGAGAACGCAGCATTCGACAGATATGATATATGAAGCTGTCGCATCGATTCAGGAAATCGCCTCAGGGAATGAGACAATGACGAAGGTCATCTCGGAGAATGCCAAGGCCATTCAGGAAATGGCATCCGGCATGCAGCATATCAGCGAATCGATCCAGGAATCGTCTGATGAGTCTTTCGCCATGGCCCAAGAGGCGGGTCAAGGGGAACAGATCGTCAGCCAAGCAGTCAGTCAGATGGATACGATATCCCAAGCGGTCGCCCGCTCTACCGCCTTGGTGCATCAAATGAATGAGCGTTCCCGTGAAATTAACGGTGTGGTCGATATGATTAAGGAAATTGCCGGCCAAATTAACCTGCTCTCGCTGAATGCCGCAATCGAGGCAGCCCGTGCCGGCGAACACGGCAGAGGCTTCGCCGTCGTAGCCGATGAAGTCCGCAAGCTGGCAGAGCAGACGGCTACCTTCTCAGACCAAATTTTCAGGACCATTCATTCCATTCAAGAAGATACCGTTAAATCGGTGAATGCGATGAGCACCGTCACTGAAGAGGTAAAAGCCGGCACCCTCTCCGTTCATGAGGCGGGAAAAACATTCGGAGTCATCAAAGATTTAACGATGAAGGTGTCCGACAAGTTCCAAGCCGTGTCGGCAGTAACTCAACAGGTTTCCGCCATGGTAGAGGAAATTTCGTCCAGTGCGGAACACATCACCGAGATTACCCGTTTGTCCGAGGATAACAGCAAGAAAATGGCCGCATCGTCGCAAGAGCAGCTTGCCACCTTGGAAGAAACCGCCCAGTCCGCGGAACTCCTCCGCGATCGTGCGGTGCAACTGAGCGAACATGTCAACCAATTCAAGCTGCAGTAA
- a CDS encoding ATP-grasp domain-containing protein encodes MIIVTKPYVSEVLAQTLRKYEVPILKADDVHVSNEAELNRFSEQAFFHRFTSSHEPQPLLCNSEASLRLLGQNLQNRPAWQQAGIFKNKAAFRQLMKPDYPDLYFQSLHLNELDSIDPAKLPYPVIVKPSVGYSSIGVYRVENAGQWREAIRSTRQALTIGADMYSEDVVNANEVIIEQWIDGTEYAIDAYFDFDGQPVILNVFARKFMHESDTSDRIYYTSKHVIQEMLVPLTEFLSKIGKKLELRNFPLHAEVRKTSKGSVVPVEINPFRFAGCGTTELGIHAYGINSYESFFLQQKPDWQTITKSMDDAVYSFFCAEYELDSGHNILGFNHEGFKQHFQNILEYRVMPEEFNMFAVVFYRSETMLENHRLIKLNLDSYIIRGQAGQANSMSS; translated from the coding sequence GTTCACGTATCTAACGAAGCGGAACTGAACCGTTTCTCAGAACAAGCTTTTTTTCACCGATTTACAAGCAGCCATGAACCCCAGCCTCTTTTGTGCAACTCCGAAGCATCTTTGCGTCTCCTCGGTCAAAATCTTCAGAACCGCCCTGCTTGGCAACAGGCCGGCATCTTCAAAAACAAGGCTGCTTTCCGTCAGTTGATGAAGCCGGATTATCCTGATTTATATTTTCAGAGCTTACACTTGAACGAATTGGACTCAATCGATCCGGCCAAATTGCCGTACCCGGTTATCGTCAAGCCTTCGGTCGGGTATTCCAGCATCGGCGTATATCGGGTTGAGAACGCGGGTCAGTGGAGAGAAGCAATCCGCTCTACGCGGCAAGCCCTCACCATAGGCGCAGACATGTACTCGGAGGACGTAGTCAATGCCAACGAGGTAATTATAGAGCAGTGGATCGACGGTACGGAATATGCCATTGACGCTTATTTCGATTTCGATGGACAACCGGTCATATTAAATGTATTTGCACGCAAATTTATGCACGAAAGCGATACAAGCGACCGAATATATTATACAAGCAAGCATGTCATCCAGGAAATGTTAGTACCCTTGACCGAGTTTTTATCCAAAATCGGCAAGAAGCTGGAGCTCCGCAATTTCCCTTTGCATGCGGAAGTGCGGAAAACGAGCAAAGGCAGCGTCGTACCGGTGGAAATCAATCCATTCCGGTTCGCGGGATGCGGAACAACCGAGTTAGGGATTCACGCTTACGGTATCAACTCCTATGAAAGCTTCTTTCTGCAACAAAAACCCGATTGGCAGACTATCACCAAAAGCATGGATGATGCGGTATACAGCTTCTTTTGTGCGGAATACGAGCTGGATAGCGGCCACAACATTCTGGGATTCAATCATGAAGGCTTCAAGCAACATTTTCAAAACATATTGGAGTACAGGGTCATGCCGGAGGAATTCAATATGTTCGCAGTTGTCTTTTACCGCAGCGAAACCATGCTGGAGAATCATAGGCTGATTAAGTTGAATTTGGATTCCTATATAATTAGAGGACAAGCCGGTCAAGCCAATTCAATGAGTTCCTGA